From Vogesella sp. XCS3, the proteins below share one genomic window:
- the mscL gene encoding large-conductance mechanosensitive channel protein MscL — MSVLKEFREFAMRGNVIDLAVGVVIGGAFGAIVKSLVDDVIMPPIGLLIGNVDFANLFIVLKEGAKAAAPYASVAAAKEAGAVTLNIGLFINALVSFTIVAFAIFMLVKVINRLKREEKVADVPAEVTTKECRYCLSSIPVKATRCPCCTSQLD, encoded by the coding sequence ATGTCCGTACTGAAAGAATTCCGCGAATTTGCCATGCGCGGCAACGTGATCGACCTGGCCGTCGGTGTGGTAATCGGTGGTGCCTTCGGCGCCATCGTCAAGTCGCTGGTAGACGATGTGATCATGCCGCCCATCGGCCTGCTGATCGGCAATGTCGACTTCGCCAACCTGTTTATCGTGCTGAAGGAAGGCGCCAAGGCGGCCGCCCCGTACGCGTCCGTTGCCGCCGCCAAGGAAGCCGGCGCCGTGACCCTGAATATCGGCCTGTTCATCAATGCTTTGGTCAGCTTTACCATCGTGGCCTTCGCCATCTTCATGCTGGTAAAAGTGATCAACCGCCTGAAGCGCGAAGAAAAAGTGGCCGATGTCCCAGCCGAAGTCACCACCAAGGAATGCCGCTACTGCCTGTCCAGCATTCCGGTGAAAGCCACCCGCTGCCCGTGCTGCACCTCGCAGCTGGACTAA